The following are encoded together in the Pedobacter steynii genome:
- a CDS encoding ROK family protein — protein MKIKLVKASELKSEILKKLYYENALSCAELSILFGKSLPIIMKAINELIEEGFVVEVGYAPSSGGRRPLTYAVKSDAMYIMAVAMDQLSTRITIVDLYNRPVAEVEMVELLLNDNAIALDKLIEYINSYILRTGIEKAKILGIGIGMPGFVSAERGINYSYLDAQGESLNEYISKATGLPTYVANDSSVIALAEQKFGVAKSQEEVMVINLGWGIGLGMIVKGEVFRGHDGFAGEFSHIPLFEDGALCICGKQGCLEAEASMLVVVEKAKEGIKQGRLSTLQSVIDDPLKLMGDAIFEVAATGDPFVIELLSDAGYKIGKALAILIHIMNPKTIVLSGRGAKGGKIMMAPIQLALNKYCIPRLAANIEILISKLGFDGEIIGAAVLVMENFDQEKLIVNTKRIQMNT, from the coding sequence ATGAAGATTAAACTTGTAAAAGCATCAGAATTGAAAAGCGAAATTTTAAAGAAGCTTTACTATGAAAATGCTCTTTCATGTGCCGAGTTGAGTATCCTTTTTGGTAAAAGTCTGCCAATAATTATGAAAGCTATTAATGAGCTGATTGAGGAAGGCTTTGTTGTGGAAGTTGGATACGCTCCTTCAAGTGGTGGGCGAAGACCTCTGACTTATGCTGTTAAGTCTGATGCAATGTATATTATGGCTGTAGCGATGGATCAGCTATCTACAAGGATTACAATTGTCGATTTGTACAACCGTCCCGTAGCGGAAGTTGAAATGGTAGAACTGCTATTGAACGACAATGCCATCGCATTGGATAAGCTGATTGAATACATCAATAGCTATATTTTAAGAACTGGAATTGAGAAAGCGAAAATATTAGGAATTGGAATAGGAATGCCAGGTTTTGTAAGTGCAGAACGAGGAATTAATTATTCCTATCTCGATGCTCAGGGAGAGAGCCTGAACGAATATATTTCTAAGGCAACTGGTCTGCCTACCTATGTAGCGAATGATTCCAGTGTCATTGCATTGGCAGAACAAAAATTTGGCGTTGCAAAATCTCAGGAAGAAGTAATGGTCATCAATCTTGGCTGGGGGATTGGCCTTGGGATGATTGTTAAAGGTGAGGTGTTCAGAGGACATGATGGTTTTGCCGGTGAATTTAGCCATATCCCCCTGTTTGAAGATGGAGCCTTGTGTATTTGTGGCAAACAGGGATGCCTGGAGGCAGAAGCATCTATGTTGGTGGTGGTAGAAAAAGCAAAAGAGGGCATTAAACAAGGTCGCCTGTCTACCTTACAATCTGTTATTGACGATCCGCTGAAGTTAATGGGAGATGCTATTTTCGAAGTGGCTGCAACGGGAGACCCCTTCGTTATCGAATTACTTTCTGATGCAGGTTATAAGATCGGAAAAGCCCTGGCTATTCTGATTCATATTATGAATCCAAAAACTATTGTCCTGAGTGGGCGCGGTGCTAAAGGTGGTAAAATCATGATGGCCCCAATTCAACTCGCGCTGAATAAATATTGCATTCCCCGGTTGGCAGCGAATATAGAAATACTCATTTCGAAGCTTGGTTTCGACGGAGAGATCATCGGCGCTGCTGTATTGGTTATGGAAAATTTTGACCAGGAAAAGCTAATTGTAAACACTAAAAGAATTCAAATGAATACATAA
- a CDS encoding acyl-ACP desaturase gives MSFFAEKRREVMLHIESYMLDVMDTYLKPIDTNWQPSDFLPDSTSETFFQDIKLLRENADGLSYDLVAVLIGDTITEEALPTYESWLTMVDDISKNEQGGWMKWVRHWTAEENRHGDLLNKYLYLSGRVDMRQMEISTQYLIADGFDIGTGHDPYRNFVYTSFQELATNISHRRVASMAKKDGDALLSKMCGVIASDEARHAKAYKDFMAKIFEVDPNEAMVAFEDMMRKKIVMPAHFLREMGLKIGQTFGHFTDAAQRLGVYTAVDYVEIMQQLIEEWKLESMRDLNDAGEKARDYIMALPNRLLRVAERMKNPTMDYKFSWIHA, from the coding sequence ATGAGTTTTTTCGCAGAAAAAAGAAGGGAAGTGATGCTGCACATTGAAAGCTATATGCTGGATGTAATGGACACCTACTTGAAACCGATTGACACTAATTGGCAGCCATCTGATTTCTTGCCTGATTCAACCAGTGAAACATTTTTCCAGGATATAAAACTATTGCGTGAGAATGCAGATGGGTTATCTTATGACCTTGTCGCTGTATTAATCGGAGATACCATTACAGAAGAGGCGCTGCCTACTTATGAATCATGGTTAACAATGGTTGATGATATCTCAAAAAACGAACAAGGTGGCTGGATGAAATGGGTACGTCATTGGACTGCAGAAGAGAACAGACACGGAGACTTATTAAATAAATATCTTTATCTGTCAGGGCGTGTAGATATGCGCCAGATGGAAATCTCTACCCAATATTTAATTGCTGATGGTTTTGATATCGGTACAGGACATGATCCATATAGAAACTTTGTATATACCAGCTTTCAGGAGTTAGCTACCAATATCTCTCACAGAAGAGTAGCCTCAATGGCGAAAAAAGACGGAGATGCCTTGCTGTCTAAAATGTGTGGTGTGATTGCTTCTGACGAGGCTCGTCATGCGAAAGCATATAAAGACTTTATGGCGAAAATCTTTGAAGTGGATCCTAATGAAGCAATGGTTGCTTTTGAAGATATGATGCGCAAGAAGATTGTAATGCCTGCACATTTCTTACGTGAAATGGGCCTTAAAATTGGCCAGACCTTTGGTCATTTTACAGATGCTGCGCAGCGTTTAGGAGTATATACTGCAGTGGACTACGTGGAAATTATGCAACAGCTGATTGAAGAGTGGAAACTGGAGAGCATGCGTGATTTAAACGATGCTGGTGAAAAAGCCCGTGATTATATCATGGCTCTTCCAAACAGATTGCTACGCGTGGCGGAAAGAATGAAAAATCCTACAATGGACTATAAATTTAGCTGGATACACGCTTAA
- the queD gene encoding 6-carboxytetrahydropterin synthase QueD codes for MIIYKTFSFDAAHYLPHVPAGHKCGRMHGHTYSLKVFITGDPEPHSGWVMDYTDLKNGISPLIEILDHKVLNDIPGLENPTSEQLSIWLWNKIKPVFPGLSRIELNETPSSGVIYEG; via the coding sequence ATGATTATCTATAAAACTTTCAGTTTTGATGCTGCACATTACCTGCCCCATGTTCCGGCCGGGCACAAATGTGGCAGAATGCATGGACACACTTACAGTCTTAAAGTATTCATCACCGGAGATCCCGAACCACATTCAGGCTGGGTTATGGATTATACCGATCTAAAAAACGGAATCAGCCCTCTGATAGAAATACTCGACCACAAGGTACTGAATGACATTCCCGGCCTGGAAAATCCAACAAGTGAACAATTGAGCATATGGCTATGGAATAAAATCAAACCTGTGTTCCCCGGCTTGAGCAGGATCGAACTAAACGAAACACCAAGCTCAGGAGTGATATATGAAGGATAA
- a CDS encoding COX15/CtaA family protein, with protein sequence MKDNTNRAIAIWLYFGAFSILIQILLGGITRLSGSGLSITEWKPLLGILPPLNENDWQMSFDKYKQIAQFHVVNAHFSLEDYKSIYFWEWLHRNWARFIGLAFIIPFLYFVLMGKMDFKLRGMIFILFLLGLLQAVIGWLMVQSGLNDTDISVSHIRLAIHFIAAVILLCYTLWLAFGLSLNHIKMRHRLRFSKLNILILSLLFIQLIFGAFMAGTRAALAAPTWPDINGFIVPPDLYHQPLTLQYLTENLFAIQFIHRLLAYIICLLIPILYLRSVSWKISPLLSYVRLFPLLLIGIQVISGVSALLKSISPDYLAFALFHQFTGILLTVSLLLMLFLNLKKS encoded by the coding sequence ATGAAGGATAACACCAACAGAGCTATAGCCATTTGGTTATATTTCGGCGCATTCAGCATCCTCATACAAATACTGCTTGGTGGAATCACCAGATTAAGCGGCTCAGGCCTATCTATCACAGAATGGAAACCACTACTTGGTATCCTTCCTCCATTAAATGAAAACGACTGGCAGATGAGCTTTGATAAATACAAACAGATTGCCCAGTTTCATGTGGTCAATGCACACTTCTCTCTGGAAGATTACAAATCCATCTACTTTTGGGAATGGCTCCATCGGAATTGGGCACGTTTTATCGGCCTGGCCTTTATCATCCCCTTCCTCTATTTCGTCTTAATGGGGAAAATGGACTTCAAGTTGCGCGGCATGATCTTTATCCTATTCCTGTTGGGCCTGTTACAGGCGGTCATAGGCTGGCTCATGGTTCAAAGCGGCCTCAATGACACCGATATCAGCGTAAGTCATATCAGGCTCGCCATACACTTTATAGCAGCTGTAATTCTATTGTGTTATACGCTGTGGCTTGCCTTCGGCTTAAGTTTGAACCACATCAAGATGAGGCATCGGCTGAGGTTTAGCAAATTAAACATCCTCATACTAAGTCTTCTTTTTATTCAACTCATTTTTGGAGCATTCATGGCAGGGACCCGCGCAGCACTTGCTGCTCCAACATGGCCCGACATAAACGGCTTTATTGTCCCTCCGGATTTATACCATCAGCCGCTTACCCTTCAATATTTAACAGAAAATTTATTCGCTATTCAATTTATCCATCGTTTGCTCGCCTATATCATCTGCCTGTTGATTCCCATCCTTTATTTGAGAAGTGTTTCCTGGAAAATCAGCCCCTTACTTTCCTACGTGCGCCTATTTCCACTGCTCCTGATTGGAATACAGGTGATATCCGGGGTCAGTGCATTACTGAAAAGTATAAGCCCCGACTATCTGGCTTTTGCCTTATTTCATCAGTTTACAGGCATCCTTCTGACCGTCTCACTTTTATTAATGCTATTCTTAAACCTCAAGAAAAGCTAG
- the tsf gene encoding translation elongation factor Ts, giving the protein MSTVQISAADVNKLRQQTGAGMMDCKKALIEANGDFEAAVDYLRKKGAKVAASRQDRDSNEGVVIAKATADGKRGVVVELNCETDFVAKNADFVALANKFTDLAIDKNPASLEELLSLEIDGQKISDIIIENTGKIGEKIGISKFETVSGDKVVPYIHGNYRLGVLVALNQAGEGVEEAGKDVAMQIAAMNPVALDKDGVDSTTIERETEIAKEQIRAEGKPEEMVEKIAAGKLNKFYKDSTLLNQEFVKDSSKDVRKFLDETAKGLTVTAFKRVQLGA; this is encoded by the coding sequence ATGTCTACAGTACAAATTTCTGCAGCAGATGTAAACAAATTACGCCAACAAACCGGTGCCGGTATGATGGATTGCAAAAAAGCATTAATCGAAGCTAACGGTGATTTCGAAGCAGCGGTTGATTACTTACGTAAAAAAGGTGCTAAAGTAGCAGCTTCTCGTCAGGATCGTGATTCTAATGAAGGTGTTGTTATCGCTAAAGCTACAGCAGACGGTAAACGTGGTGTTGTTGTTGAATTAAACTGCGAAACGGATTTCGTTGCTAAAAATGCTGATTTCGTTGCTTTGGCTAATAAATTCACAGACCTTGCTATCGATAAAAATCCTGCTTCATTAGAAGAGCTTTTATCTTTGGAAATTGATGGTCAGAAAATTTCTGATATCATCATCGAAAATACTGGTAAAATCGGTGAAAAAATTGGTATCTCTAAATTCGAAACTGTTTCAGGTGATAAAGTTGTTCCTTACATCCACGGTAACTACCGTTTAGGTGTATTGGTTGCTTTAAACCAGGCAGGTGAAGGCGTTGAAGAAGCAGGTAAAGATGTAGCTATGCAAATCGCTGCAATGAACCCTGTTGCTTTAGATAAAGATGGCGTAGATTCAACTACTATCGAGCGTGAAACTGAGATTGCTAAAGAACAAATCCGTGCTGAAGGTAAACCTGAAGAAATGGTAGAGAAAATTGCTGCTGGTAAATTGAATAAATTCTACAAAGACAGTACTTTATTAAACCAGGAATTTGTTAAAGATTCTTCTAAAGATGTTCGTAAATTCTTAGATGAGACAGCTAAAGGTTTAACCGTAACTGCATTCAAACGTGTACAATTAGGAGCTTAG
- the rpsB gene encoding 30S ribosomal protein S2, translating to MARTTYQDLLDAGVHFGHLTRKWNPKMAPYIFMERNGIHIIDLNKTLTKTEEAASAIKQIVKSGRKILFVATKKQAKEIVADQAKKVNMPFVTERWLGGMLTNFATVRKSIKKMSNIDKMTKDGTYSILSKKERLMIQRERIKLESLLGGIADLNRLPAAIFLIDVKKEHIAVSEALKLNIPTFAMVDTNSDPSNIDFPIPANDDATKSISLITDVIIKAIEEGLDERKREKDEETEKEAVAAKAAADAPEAAAPGARRKKVNADTEEGTSEEA from the coding sequence ATGGCAAGAACTACATATCAAGACTTATTGGATGCAGGTGTACACTTCGGTCACCTTACCCGTAAATGGAACCCAAAAATGGCGCCTTACATTTTCATGGAGCGCAATGGTATCCACATTATAGATTTAAATAAAACTTTAACTAAAACTGAAGAAGCTGCTTCAGCAATCAAACAGATCGTTAAATCTGGTCGTAAGATTCTTTTCGTAGCTACTAAGAAACAAGCTAAAGAAATCGTTGCTGATCAAGCAAAAAAAGTAAACATGCCTTTCGTAACTGAGCGTTGGTTAGGTGGTATGTTAACTAACTTTGCTACTGTTCGCAAGTCAATCAAAAAGATGTCTAACATCGATAAAATGACTAAAGACGGTACTTATTCGATTCTTTCTAAGAAAGAGCGTTTAATGATCCAACGTGAGCGTATTAAATTGGAAAGCTTATTAGGTGGTATCGCGGATCTTAACCGTTTACCAGCTGCAATCTTTTTAATTGACGTTAAAAAAGAGCACATTGCTGTTAGCGAAGCGTTGAAATTAAACATTCCAACATTTGCAATGGTTGATACTAACTCTGATCCTTCTAACATCGATTTCCCAATTCCTGCGAATGATGATGCTACTAAATCTATCTCTTTAATCACTGATGTAATCATCAAAGCGATTGAAGAAGGTTTAGATGAGCGCAAACGTGAGAAAGACGAAGAAACTGAGAAAGAAGCTGTAGCTGCTAAAGCTGCTGCTGATGCTCCTGAAGCTGCTGCTCCTGGTGCAAGAAGAAAGAAAGTAAATGCTGATACTGAAGAAGGTACTAGCGAAGAAGCTTAA
- the rpsI gene encoding 30S ribosomal protein S9 yields the protein MSVTNTSGRRKTAVARIYLKEGNGTITVNGKDHKVYFPTLPLQYIVNQSFEVSELTGQYDVNVNVAGGGIKGQAEAVRLAIAKAIVELDAEKKPALRAKGLMTRDMRMVERKKPGRKKARKKFQFSKR from the coding sequence ATGTCAGTTACTAACACTTCAGGAAGAAGAAAAACTGCTGTTGCACGCATCTATTTAAAAGAAGGCAACGGCACAATTACCGTAAACGGTAAAGACCATAAAGTATATTTTCCAACATTACCTTTACAATACATCGTTAACCAGTCATTCGAAGTTTCTGAATTGACAGGTCAGTATGATGTAAACGTAAATGTAGCAGGTGGTGGTATCAAAGGTCAGGCAGAAGCAGTTCGTTTAGCTATCGCTAAAGCTATTGTGGAATTGGATGCTGAGAAAAAACCAGCATTACGCGCTAAAGGGTTAATGACCCGTGATATGCGTATGGTTGAACGTAAGAAACCAGGACGTAAGAAAGCACGTAAGAAATTCCAATTCAGTAAACGTTAA
- the rplM gene encoding 50S ribosomal protein L13, with translation MNTLSYKTVSANAKTVNKQWVVVDAQGEILGRLSSKIAMIIRGKNKPEYTPHVDCGDNVIVINADKVKLTGNKLGDKRYISYTGYPGGQRFISPKELLAKHPKRVIEKAVRGMLPKTKLGAKLYTNLFVYAGAEHPHAAQSPKTITL, from the coding sequence GTGAATACGTTAAGTTACAAAACTGTCTCTGCCAATGCAAAAACTGTTAACAAACAGTGGGTTGTTGTTGATGCACAAGGCGAGATTTTGGGGCGCTTGTCATCGAAGATCGCTATGATCATCCGTGGTAAAAACAAGCCTGAGTATACCCCACACGTAGACTGCGGTGATAACGTTATTGTTATTAATGCAGACAAGGTTAAATTGACAGGAAATAAATTAGGCGATAAACGCTATATTTCTTACACTGGTTATCCAGGTGGTCAGCGTTTCATTTCTCCTAAAGAGTTATTGGCGAAACATCCTAAGCGTGTTATCGAGAAAGCGGTACGTGGTATGTTACCTAAAACAAAACTTGGTGCTAAATTATACACCAATCTATTTGTTTATGCAGGTGCAGAACATCCTCATGCAGCACAATCACCAAAAACCATTACACTTTAA
- a CDS encoding MBL fold metallo-hydrolase RNA specificity domain-containing protein has product MKIAFHGAARAVTGSKHLITLKNNTQILLDCGLFQGMGDLTEGLNESFGFDPSLVSYLILSHAHIDHCGLLPRLVAEGFKGNIYCTPATMDLARILLMDSAKIQTQDAEYANKKMRQGGEPELPLYNEKDVIQTLSQFKVVNYNEDFQIGPDVVLHFTDAGHIVGSAAVHLKIKEEERTINLTFSGDVGRYGDLLLKSPQSFPQADYVIMESTYGDSLHQDLEPIEETLKEIIHQTCILKKGKVIIPAFSVGRTQELLYALNAMELKNNLPDVQYYVDSPLSLQATEVLRNHPEVYNNGVKEVMKVDKDIFGFKGLKFVESVEESKALNSDPRPCVIISSSGMAEGGRVKHHIRNNIGDQKNTILMVGYAEPRSLAGKLLAGQPKVWLFGQEYGVVADIRSIRSMSAHGDYEDLLQFLSGQDSNLIKQIFLVHGEYKVQQIFAGHLNDKGFHQVTIPEYHQEFEV; this is encoded by the coding sequence ATGAAGATCGCATTTCATGGAGCGGCGCGTGCCGTTACAGGTAGCAAACACCTGATTACCTTAAAAAACAATACTCAAATCTTACTCGACTGTGGATTATTTCAGGGAATGGGTGATCTCACCGAAGGGCTCAACGAGTCTTTTGGTTTTGATCCCTCATTAGTCAGCTACCTTATCCTTTCTCATGCCCATATAGATCACTGTGGTTTATTGCCACGTCTTGTGGCTGAAGGTTTTAAGGGAAACATTTACTGTACCCCTGCGACTATGGATCTTGCAAGAATTCTACTGATGGACTCTGCTAAAATCCAAACTCAGGATGCAGAGTATGCAAATAAAAAAATGCGTCAGGGTGGTGAACCGGAGCTTCCTCTCTACAATGAAAAAGATGTCATTCAGACGCTTAGTCAGTTTAAAGTAGTCAATTATAATGAGGATTTTCAGATTGGCCCAGATGTAGTGCTGCATTTTACAGATGCAGGTCATATTGTAGGTAGTGCGGCCGTTCATTTAAAGATTAAGGAGGAAGAGAGAACCATCAATCTTACTTTTAGTGGCGATGTTGGGAGGTACGGCGACTTATTACTAAAAAGTCCGCAGTCCTTTCCTCAGGCAGATTACGTCATTATGGAATCCACCTATGGCGATTCTCTGCATCAGGATCTGGAGCCGATTGAAGAAACCCTTAAGGAAATCATTCACCAAACCTGCATCCTAAAAAAAGGAAAGGTTATTATTCCAGCCTTTAGTGTAGGCCGGACCCAGGAACTGCTGTATGCATTAAATGCAATGGAGTTAAAAAATAACCTTCCTGATGTACAATATTATGTAGATAGCCCTTTGTCCCTTCAGGCAACAGAAGTATTGAGAAATCATCCCGAAGTCTATAATAATGGGGTGAAGGAAGTGATGAAAGTTGACAAAGATATCTTTGGCTTTAAAGGCCTAAAGTTTGTTGAAAGTGTAGAAGAATCCAAAGCTTTAAATAGTGATCCCCGCCCGTGTGTGATCATTTCCTCTTCGGGAATGGCGGAAGGCGGCCGTGTAAAACACCACATCCGCAATAATATCGGCGATCAGAAAAACACCATTTTGATGGTGGGTTATGCGGAACCAAGATCTTTAGCCGGTAAACTTCTTGCCGGACAACCAAAAGTCTGGCTTTTTGGACAAGAATATGGAGTTGTTGCCGATATCCGGTCGATCAGGTCAATGAGTGCCCATGGTGATTATGAAGATTTACTGCAATTTCTTTCCGGACAGGACTCCAATCTGATAAAACAGATTTTTCTTGTTCATGGAGAATATAAAGTTCAGCAAATATTTGCCGGACACCTCAACGATAAGGGCTTCCATCAGGTAACTATTCCAGAATATCATCAGGAATTTGAAGTTTAA
- a CDS encoding class I SAM-dependent methyltransferase: MDVFGEALKDQFTKPPAETLWVHNSFDYPEEMPVDIYFRNEDEMPELELKALNLCKGKVLDVGAGVGSHALVLQKRGFNVTGMDISASAVEIMKQRGLKQAIEGDILTYKDQKYDTLLFMMNGIGLTGSISGLKTFLNRVKGLLNPGGQLVFDSSDLSYLYEDIPFPSKGYYGEVSFRYEYKLIKGNWFKWIYIDQKTLADLAKAIGWTTEIIFEDDQDQYLARLTL; this comes from the coding sequence ATGGACGTTTTTGGTGAGGCTTTAAAAGATCAATTTACTAAACCACCCGCAGAAACCCTGTGGGTGCATAATTCATTTGATTATCCGGAAGAAATGCCGGTTGACATTTATTTCAGAAATGAAGACGAAATGCCTGAACTGGAGCTGAAAGCCCTGAACCTCTGTAAAGGAAAAGTGCTGGATGTAGGGGCGGGTGTCGGTAGTCATGCGCTTGTTCTTCAAAAACGCGGGTTTAATGTCACAGGTATGGACATCTCTGCCTCTGCTGTAGAAATAATGAAGCAACGCGGATTAAAACAGGCTATTGAAGGAGATATCCTTACTTACAAGGATCAAAAATACGACACCCTTCTTTTCATGATGAATGGAATTGGTCTCACTGGCTCCATTTCAGGATTAAAAACATTTCTTAACCGGGTTAAAGGCCTGCTTAACCCCGGTGGACAACTCGTCTTTGACAGCTCCGATCTTTCTTATCTATATGAGGATATTCCTTTTCCTTCAAAAGGATATTATGGAGAAGTGAGCTTCCGATATGAATATAAACTTATTAAAGGAAACTGGTTCAAGTGGATCTATATAGACCAGAAGACTTTGGCTGATCTGGCAAAAGCAATTGGATGGACTACTGAAATCATCTTCGAAGATGACCAGGATCAATACCTGGCGAGATTAACCCTTTAA
- the pepT gene encoding peptidase T, with protein MLKYQNKNNSLQNRFAKYVQIDTQSDPASATIPSTEKQKNLGKVLVAELLEMGITDAHLDDFGYVYATIPSNTEKKVPVICFCSHMDTSPDCSGTNVKPIIHANYQGEDLVLPDDESIVLKMSEHPDLKDQIGNDIITASGTTLLGADNKAGLAEIMEAAAFLVTNPDIRHGVIKILFTPDEEIGRGVDKVDLKKLGADFAYTIDGETLGSIEDETFSADGAVLTINGVSTHPGFAKDKMESAIKILSDVISSLPSDCLSPESTELKEGFIHPVTISGSVEQAQARFILRAFDDEQLEANGELLDATVRNIIEDFPNSTYELKITEQYRNMKKVLDEYPQVIEYGVEAIKRAGVTPKRQSIRGGTDGSRLSFMGLPCPNIFAGEHAFHGKQEWASVQDMEKAVETIINISAIWEEKA; from the coding sequence ATGCTAAAATATCAAAATAAAAACAATTCCCTTCAAAACCGATTTGCAAAGTATGTGCAGATTGATACGCAATCAGATCCGGCATCTGCCACCATTCCATCTACAGAGAAGCAAAAGAACCTGGGGAAAGTTCTTGTAGCAGAATTATTGGAAATGGGGATTACCGACGCTCATCTTGACGATTTCGGCTATGTATATGCTACGATTCCCTCCAACACAGAAAAAAAAGTTCCTGTGATCTGCTTTTGTTCGCATATGGATACTTCTCCGGATTGCAGTGGAACGAATGTAAAGCCAATCATTCATGCCAACTATCAGGGGGAGGATCTGGTACTTCCTGACGATGAAAGTATCGTTCTGAAGATGTCTGAGCATCCGGATTTAAAAGATCAGATTGGAAATGATATCATTACTGCAAGTGGAACAACACTTCTTGGTGCGGACAATAAAGCTGGATTGGCAGAGATTATGGAAGCAGCGGCTTTCCTGGTCACAAATCCGGATATCAGACATGGGGTCATTAAAATATTATTTACTCCGGATGAAGAAATCGGCAGGGGTGTAGATAAGGTAGATCTTAAAAAACTAGGTGCTGATTTCGCCTATACAATCGATGGAGAAACCTTAGGATCTATCGAAGATGAAACTTTTTCGGCGGACGGTGCAGTATTGACGATCAATGGTGTAAGTACACACCCTGGTTTTGCCAAAGATAAAATGGAAAGTGCGATTAAGATATTATCAGATGTCATCAGTTCTTTGCCTTCTGATTGTCTTTCTCCGGAGTCAACAGAACTAAAAGAAGGATTTATTCATCCGGTAACGATTTCTGGAAGTGTTGAGCAGGCACAGGCCCGTTTTATTTTGCGCGCTTTTGACGATGAACAGTTAGAAGCCAACGGCGAATTACTGGATGCTACCGTAAGAAATATCATTGAAGATTTTCCGAATTCTACCTATGAACTGAAGATTACGGAGCAGTACAGAAATATGAAAAAGGTGCTTGATGAATATCCACAAGTAATCGAATATGGTGTTGAGGCTATAAAAAGAGCTGGAGTTACACCAAAAAGACAGAGTATCCGTGGAGGGACCGATGGTTCACGTCTTTCATTTATGGGCCTGCCTTGTCCTAATATTTTTGCAGGTGAGCATGCTTTTCATGGTAAACAGGAATGGGCTTCGGTTCAGGACATGGAAAAAGCAGTAGAAACGATTATTAACATCTCTGCCATTTGGGAAGAGAAAGCATAA
- a CDS encoding outer membrane beta-barrel protein yields MKTILTACLSLLFCIHVKAQSNFYKISVGGGFGVTQSFTDLKKHSFGLAGYGLADYYFTPFISAGIEGQMGKIKGDDTKIPANERYFTNSYKAFTLNGRIALGALIDYEKNGFSNTIKGLYLGTGLGLVLNKVDRIKEDREVPLYPGKESSKNLLFPVNVGINFYFSDHSDYTRYILNFNYQSNLTIGEGLDGYDDSSKKFRSGNPDIYTYFSVGLRYQFGSVGLFKKTVF; encoded by the coding sequence TTGAAAACAATTCTCACCGCGTGCCTGTCACTTCTGTTCTGCATTCATGTTAAGGCACAATCCAACTTCTATAAAATAAGCGTTGGGGGTGGTTTTGGAGTTACCCAGTCTTTCACGGATCTGAAAAAACATTCCTTTGGGCTCGCCGGTTATGGCCTGGCCGATTACTACTTTACCCCTTTTATCAGTGCAGGAATAGAAGGACAAATGGGAAAAATCAAGGGAGACGATACCAAGATTCCCGCTAATGAACGCTATTTTACCAATTCCTACAAAGCTTTTACATTGAACGGCAGAATCGCATTGGGGGCTTTAATTGATTATGAAAAAAATGGCTTTTCCAATACTATAAAAGGGCTCTATCTGGGCACTGGACTTGGTTTAGTCCTCAACAAAGTAGACCGAATTAAAGAAGACCGGGAGGTGCCGTTATACCCTGGAAAGGAAAGTTCAAAAAACCTGCTCTTTCCCGTAAATGTTGGTATAAACTTTTATTTTTCTGATCATTCAGACTATACCCGTTATATTTTAAACTTCAATTACCAAAGTAACCTGACCATTGGAGAAGGACTGGATGGTTATGACGATTCCTCAAAAAAGTTCAGAAGTGGTAATCCTGATATCTATACTTATTTTTCCGTCGGACTGAGGTATCAATTCGGCAGTGTCGGACTTTTTAAAAAAACCGTGTTTTAA